In Penicillium psychrofluorescens genome assembly, chromosome: 5, a single window of DNA contains:
- a CDS encoding uncharacterized protein (ID:PFLUO_008471-T1.cds;~source:funannotate), producing MLAYWINYAFYFHPGQIQWRFPLLFQAVFAIYILVITPFLPDTPRWLMYHESSSDRGTLVLSKLRNKPVDDPVVLKERDEILTAINIEAKEESGWKALISDGGCAANKRFFLSLGIQFMQQTSGINIVSYYAPTLFEQNLGFSQERSLFLGCFLQVWYILASFLTWYMIDAVGRRRLLIIMALGMCVVLVCEAITVAIGGTAAGVAAVFFVFAFEGCFTWGWMATVWVYPAEILPLKIRAKGAALAAAADFLGNFIVVEITPPALQNIGYKTYIIFAVFNLVAAFIVYCFYPETSYLNLESVDLLFLPNPERDQEIEANQHFWHKAIQWNVVPRARMAVNEAKALKKSGLAPSMGDVEAHEVPSNSKTEKNSEHAEFMK from the exons ATGCTG GCATACTGGATCAACTATGCGTTTTACTTTCATCCTGGGCAAATTCAATGGCGGTTCCCTTTGCTGTTCCAGGCTGTTTTTGCTATCTACATCCTCGTCATTACACCCTTCTTACCGGACACCCCCCGTTGGCTCATGTACCACGAGAGCTCTTCTGACCGCGGAACGCTGGTGTTATCCAAGCTGCGTAACAAGCCCGTGGACGATCCGGTAGTGCtgaaagagagagacgaAATTCTCACTGCTATCAACATtgaggccaaggaggagagCGGATGGAAAGCGCTTATCTCTGATGGAGGATGCGCTGCCAACAAACggttctttctctcactcgGCATCCAGTTTATGCAGCAGACATCTG GCATCAATATTGTTAGCTACTATGCTCCGACCTTGTTTGAACAGAACTTGGGCTTCTCACAG GAGAGGTCTTTGTTTCTCGGCTGCTTTCTTCAGGTGTGGTATATTCTCGCCTCGTTTCTCACG TGGTACATGATTGATGCAGTGGGCCGTCGGCGCCTTTTAATTATTATGGCACTTGGAATGTGCGTGGTTTTAGTATGTGAAGCCATCACCGTGGCCATTGGAGGCACCGCAGCAGGCGTTGCAGCGGTCTTCTTTGTGTTTGCATTTGAGGGCTGTTTCACGTGGG GTTGGATGGCAACAGTGTGGGTATACCCAGCTGAGATTCTCCCATTGAAAATCCGGGCCAAGGGCGCTGCTttggctgcagcggcagacTTCCTAGGAAACTTTATC GTTGTCGAAATtacaccaccagcactccAAAACATTGGCTACAAAACTTACATCATCTTTGCCGTCTTCAATCTCGTTGCCGCCTTTATCGTGTACTGCTTCTACCCAGAGACATCGTATCTGAACCTGGAGTCTGTGGATCTGCTGTTTCTGCCAAATCCAGAGCGAGACCAAGAAATTGAGGCCAACCAACATTTCTGGCACAAGGCTATCCAATGGAATGTGGTTCCTAGGGCGCGTATGGCGGTCAATGAGGCCAAAGCACTCAAGAAGTCTGGATTGGCGCCGTCAATGGGTGATGTTGAGGCACACGAGGTCCCTTCTAACTcaaagacagagaagaaCTCTGAACATGCTGAGTTTATGAAGTGA
- a CDS encoding uncharacterized protein (ID:PFLUO_008472-T1.cds;~source:funannotate) — translation MALLDNALVAGIAIAFYLFFNQTPKPDARFFVSPQIQDGLGPRDLGLGRPARAETRNIRLKLDLTANHVVVFWGSQSGTAERLAKALAREFRDRYGMRAIAADLDDFDHEHLESLSTKHYVGFVVATFGEGDPTDNAAGLHQYLTSLDHGHRKLSNLNYFVFGLGNSTYQYFNRFASFVDQGLSTAGAQRVGRVGMADELDRSDNVWNDWKHQVLDELLVRGIGKKSDIDEPMLPDPDFKVVDRPSISRELIHLGERNWKQRGQRQPIVAAPVCHAKLISQPDSGISVPHDYLQVELELPSGPSGSYRSGDHVAIWPMAPEDEVQRIARLFGWNERELHTTIELVSYKGSSGLACSIPSPTTRDAILRYYLDICGPVSREVLQVLAQLAPTPTVKSYLMSLMMEDEASWQLACSRHLTVGRLMEIADSNQESKWPAALFEQLIQCLPVLQPRYFSIASSPCVKPHQLAITVAVLVHEGPDQQSFYGLATNYLYSIYQSLNSVTVKESQRPRFVLDGPGHCLAGGDTYIQIRPSTFKLPSKMQCPVILFASGSGIAPFRGFIQERVMAALEGQEIGSVLLFFGCRNTADCLYHNEWEDLQESLATVGKKSLLDVDYAFSRMNKREYVQDRMVSRQQDVLRLLLEDQASAYICGSVKLSSGVKATLRQLIGNHRGWEEKACVKFLEDLKGSGRLREDVWA, via the exons ATGGCGCTTCTAGATAACGCGCTGGTGGCTGGGATCGCCATTGCTTTTTACCTGTTCTTCAACCAAACCCCCAAGCCGGACGCTCGTTTCTTCGTTTCGCCACAAATCCAGGACGGACTTGGTCCGAGGGATTTAGGGTTGGGCCGTCCCGCTCGTGCCGAAACACGGAACATTAGGCTAAAGCTTGATCTCACG GCAAACCATgtcgtcgtcttctgggGCTCGCAGAGTGGCACCGCCGAGCGGCTGGCCAAGGCGCTTGCGCGGGAGTTTAGAGATCGCTATGGGATGCGTGCAATAGCCGCGGACCTGGATGATTTCGACCACGAACATCTTGAATCGCTATCCACAAAGCATTATGTTGGGTTTGTCGTCGCCACGTTCGGTGAAGGAGACCCAACCGACAATGCCGCCGGACTGCATCAATACCTGACAAGCCTGGACCACGGTCACCGAAAACTCAGCAATCTCAATTATTTTGTGTTTGGGCTTGGAAATAGCACCTACCAGTATTTTAATCGCTTTGCCAGCTTTGTGGACCAGGGTTTGAGTACGGCGGGTGCCCAACGCGTTGGCCGCGTGGGCATGGCAGACGAGCTCGATCGATCTGACAATGTCTGGAACGATTGGAAGCACCAGGTACTGGATGAACTACTGGTCCGCGGAATTGGCAAGAAATCAGACATTGACGAACCTATGTTGCCGGATCCCGATTTCAAGGTAGTCGATCGGCCATCGATTTCACGAGAACTCATTCACTTGGGCGAAAGAAACTGGAAACAGCGTGGCCAGCGGCAGCCCATTGTCGCCGCGCCTGTCTGTCACGCGAAGCTGATCTCGCAGCCAGATTCCGGGATATCAGTCCCACATGATTATCTGCAAGTCGAACTGGAGCTGCCAAGTGGTCCATCCGGCTCGTATCGCAGCGGCGATCATGTGGCGATCTGGCCCATGGCTCCAGAAGACGAAGTCCAACGTATTGCGCGACTATTTGGCTGGAATGAGAGAGAGTTACATACGACGATTGAACTAGTATCGTACAAGGGCAGTTCGGGACTGGCGTGCTCGATTCCCTCTCCAACAACCCGGGATGCCATACTTCGATACTATCTCGATATTTGTGGTCCAGTCAGTCGTGAAGTGCTGCAGGTACTTGCTCAACTTGCTCCAACACCCACGGTCAAGTCCTACCTGATGTCACTGATGATGGAAGACGAGGCTAGTTGGCAGCTGGCTTGTTCCCGACACCTGACTGTTGGCCGCCTGATGGAAATTGCCGATTCCAATCAAGAAAGCAAGTGGCCAGCGGCCTTGTTTGAGCAGCTCATCCAATGTCTTCCTGTACTGCAGCCGCGATATTTTTCTATTGCATCCTCTCCCTGTGTGAAGCCCCACCAGCTGGCCATCACAGTCGCCGTACTTGTCCATGAAGGACCAGACCAGCAAAGCTTCTACGGTCTAGCAACAAACTACCTCTACTCTATCTACCAGTCTCTCAATTCCGTGACAGTAAAGGAGAGCCAGCGGCCTCGATTTGTTTTAGACGGACCTGGACATTGCCTCGCTGGTGGAGATACATATATACAGATTCGCCCTTCCACTTTCAAGCTTCCAAGCAAGATGCAGTGTCCGGTCATTCTATTTGCATCTGGGAGTGGAATTGCACCCTTCCGAGGGTTTATCCAAGAGCGGGTGATGGCAGCACTCGAGGGACAAGAAATTGGGTccgttcttcttttctttggttGTCGGAATACAGCAGACTGCCTCTATCACAATGAGTGGGAGGATTTACAAGAGAGTTTGGCCACTGTTGGAAAGAAGAGCCTTCTGGACGTAGACTATGCCTTTTCCCGAATGAATAAAAGGGAGTATGTTCAGGACCGGATGGTGTCCCGCCAGCAGGATGTGCTTCGCTTGCTGCTCGAGGATCAGGCATCGGCATACATCTGTGGAAGTGTGAAACTCTCCAGTGGCGTCAAGGCCACTTTAAGACAGCTCATTGGCAACCACCGggggtgggaagagaaagCATGTGTAAAGTTTCTCGAGGATCTGAAGGGAAGCGGAAGACTGCGCGAAGATGTGTGGGCATAG
- a CDS encoding uncharacterized protein (ID:PFLUO_008473-T1.cds;~source:funannotate), giving the protein MSHPSTGMQGNLTSVYNLGCFVGALSTIWIGDRLGRPKTILIGSSIIAVGGLLQATSYSVPQMMAGRIVAGSGTGMNTATAGVWQAETSRMNSRGKLIVIQMANCIFGVVIANFLTLGFAFAPGSVAWRFPLAFQIFWCMCPFLPDSPRLLIRKGRDQEGLEVLAALAGDGASSTSKEVQSQYRIIKDVLEREQASTYKWYTILAGKGPAGLLRRIILGAWMLAMTQLSGINITSYYMTYVFENALHFTTLRSRILSAAGSIVYLVFSLLAYLIIERWGRRTVIIISSLGCAICWIMVAIMQALVVSDPAGSTAYNTVAVVFFFVFWAAFGMGLLPVPWIYPTEINALEKRTVGAALAVCTNWILNYMVAEVTPLGIANLGWRFWVIWAVICASFIPIVYFFYPETANRSLEDIDKFFETKPGMLVHRNQLALQLQRPAMFAEEDARVAQGVEKDGLDGVMEHEERVF; this is encoded by the exons ATGTCGCACCCGTCCACGGGCATGCAGGGCAATCTCACCTCCGTCTACAATCTAGGGTGCTTCGTCGGCGCCTTGTCGACCATTTGGATTGGCGATCGGCTCGGAAGACCAAAAACGATTCTCATAGGGAGCAGTATCATTGCGGTCGGCGGTCTCCTTCAAGCGACCAGTTACTCTGTCCCGCAGATGATGGCCGGTCGCATCGTCGCTGGTTCCGGAACAGGCATGAATACGGCCACGGCGGGCGTGTGGCAGGCAGAGACAAGTCGGATGAACAGCCGCGGAAAGCTGATTGTCATTCAAATGGCGAATTGCATCTTCGGGGTGGTTATCGCCAATTTCTTGACGCTGGGCTTTGCTTTTGCGCCTGGTTCTGTTGCCTGGCGGTTTCCCTTGGCTTTTCAGATCT TCTGGTGCATGTGTCCATTCCTACCGGATTCTCCTCGTCTCTTGATCCGCAAAGGTCGTGACCAGGAAGGGCTAGAGGTACTTGCTGCGTTGGCAGGAGACGGAGCCTCATCGACCAGTAAAGAAGTGCAGTCTCAGTACCGCATTATCAAAGATGTTCTGGAGCGCGAGCAAGCTTCCACGTACAAATGGTACACGATCCTAGCTGGCAAAGGTCCCGCTGGGCTGCTTCGACGCATAATTCTCGGTGCCTGGATGCTGGCCATGACTCAATTGAGCGGCATCAACATCACGAGTTACTACATGACGTATGTCTTTGAAAACGCTTTGCATTTCACGACTTTGCGGTCGCGGATCCTCTCTGCCGCTGGCTCGATCGTCTACCTGGTCTTCTCGTTGTTGGCATATTTGATCATTGAGCGCTGGGGCCGACGCACCGTCATCATTATCTCGTCCTTGGGCTGTGCTATATGCTGGATCATGGTTGCCATCATGCAGGCGCTGGTTGTATCTGATCCCGCCGGCTCCACGGCATACAACACGGTCGCGGTGGTGTTCTTTTTCGTGTTCTGGGCGGCATTCGGCATGGGACTTCTGCCTGTGCCCTGGATATATCCAACCGAGATCAACGCTCTGGAAAAACGCACGGTTGGCGCGGCGCTGGCAGTTTGTACCAACTGGATTCTTAATTATATGGTGGCCGAGGTGACGCCGCTGGGCATTGCCAATCTCGGATGGCGGTTCTGGGTCATCTGGGCTGTCATCTGTGCAAGTTTTATTCCGATTGTCTACTTTTTCTACCCAGAAACTGCCAACCGCAGTCTGGAGGATATCGATAAGTTCTTCGAGACTAAGCCTGGGATGTTGGTGCATCGCAACCAGCTGGCCttgcagctgcagcggcCGGCGATgtttgcggaagaagatgctcGTGTTGCTCAAGGGGTTGAGAAAGATGGCCTGGATGGCGTCATGGAGCATGAGGAGAGGGTTTTCTGA
- a CDS encoding uncharacterized protein (ID:PFLUO_008474-T1.cds;~source:funannotate) — MDGPDQIGPDLSPKRTVGDRARRAVKYFTTRDGLIGDYDYARLFIPKMPFKKGQPRRAAPFFGLEDRVPFLLVLLLGLQHALAMLAGVIAPPIILAGSAHFGSELSQYLVSSSLIVSGLLSAIQMTRFHIYKTKYYVGTGLLSVVGTSFATITVATSTFTQMYDSGYCPTDANGAKLPCPQGYGALLGTACLCSLLEIGLSFMSKRVLRMLFPPLVTGPVVFLIGASLIKSGIEDWVGGSSCMGAMCPDATAPHALPWGSAQFVGLGFLVYVTIILAERFGPPIMRSCAVIVGLLVGSIVAAGCNYFESSGIAEAPVASFPWVHTFPLTIYPPLILPLLALYIVVMMESIGDITATCDVSRLEVNGPMFDSRIQGGVLGNGVTCLLAGLMTISPMSVFAQNNGVIALTKCANRSAGYSCCMFLIIMGIFSKFAAALVAIPSAVLGGMTTFLFSSVAVSGIRVIATIDFTRRNRFVLTASFSLGMAATLVPNWFSNFFTYSGNNHALEGLLQAVELVMENGFAITALLGVLLNQFLPDEPDEEPTVWNSNASEADAPAEGPVLSTPGSTAKVQ; from the exons ATGGACGGCCCTGACCAGATTGGCCCGGATCTCTCGCCCAAGCGGACGGTGGGCGACCGCGCCCGCCGCGCCGTCAAGTACTTCACCACGCG GGACGGTTTGATCGGGGACTATGACTATGCCCGCCTGTTCATCCCCAAGATGCCCTTCAAGAAGGGCCAGCCTCGAAGGGCCGCTCCCTTCTTCGGCCTGGAGGATCGCGTGCCCTTTCtgctcgtgctgctgctgggtcTCCAGCACGCgttggccatgttggccGGTG TTATCGCACCGCCAATCATTCTCGCCGGCTCGGCGCACTTCGGCTCAGAGCTGTCGCAGTACCTcgtctcctcgtcgctgaTCGTCTCGGGGCTGCTGTCTGCGATCCAGATGACGCGCTTCCACATCTACAAAACGAAATACTACGTGGGGACGGGTCTGCTCTCGGTGGTGGGCACATCGTTTGCCACCATCACCGTCGCGACCTCCACCTTTACCCAGATGTATGATTCGGGATATTGTCCCACGGACGCGAACGGAGCCAAGCTCCCTTGCCCCCAGGGATACGGGGCGCTTTTGGGGACGGCATGCCTGTGTAGCTTGCTGGAAATCGGCCTGTCCTTCATGAGCAAACGGGTGCTGAGGATGCTCTTCCCACCGTTGGTCACCGGTCCTGTGGTCTTCCTCATCGGAGCCAGCTTGATCAAATCCGGCATCGAGGATTGGGTCGGCGGAAGCAGCTGCATGGGTGCCATGTGTCCCGATGCGACCGCACCGCATGCGCTTCCCTGGGGGAGTGCGCAGTTTGTGGGGCTCGGATTTTTGGTCTATGTGACCATTATCCTGGCTGAGCGATTCGGCCCACCCATTATGCGGTCCTGCGCCGTGATCGTTGGTCTGCTGGTCGGCTCCATCGTTGCGGCCGGGTGCAACTATTTCGAGTCGTCCGGGATTGCTGAGGCGCCTGTCGCATCTTTCCCCTGGGTTCATACGTTCCCTTTGACCATCTATCCGCCGCTCATCCTGCCGCTGCTGGCTTTATACATcgtggtgatgatggagtCCATCGGCGATATCACAGCCACCTGCGATGTATCCCGGCTGGAAGTCAATGGGCCCATGTTCGACTCGCGCATCCAGGGCGGAGTGTTGGGCAACGGCGTGACCTGTCTGCTGGCGGGCCTGATGACCATATCGCCCATGAGCGTCTTCGCCCAGAACAACGGTGTCATCGCGCTGACCAAATGCGCGAACCGCTCAGCGGGGTATTCCTGCTGCATGTTCCTGATCATCATGggcatcttctccaagttcgCCGCGGCGCTGGTCGCCATCCCCAGTGCGGTCCTGGGCGGCATGACCACCTTCCTGTTTTCGTCCGTGGCCGTCTCTGGTATCCGCGTGATAGCCACCATCGACTTCACACGGCGCAACCGCTTCGTGCTCACTGCGTCGTTTTCTCttggcatggctgccacgCTGGTTCCCAACTGGTTCAGCAACTTCTTTACCTATTCGGGGAACAACCACGCGCTGGAGGGCTTGCTCCAAGCTGTAGAGCTCGTGATGGAGAACGGGTTTGCCATTACTGCGCTCCTCGGCGTGCTTCTGAACCAGTTTCTGCCCGATGAGCCTGACGAGGAACCGACTGTGTGGAACTCAAATGCGTCCGAGGCCGATGCCCCGGCAGAAGGTCCTGTACTCTCCACGCCTGGCTCTACGGCCAAGGTGCAATAA
- a CDS encoding uncharacterized protein (ID:PFLUO_008475-T1.cds;~source:funannotate) — protein sequence MSTKPETSRPRAPDTKKVHIADTAITSKNWYKHVNWLNVAFIIGIPVYGCIQALWVPLQFKTAVWAVLYYFFTGMGITAGYHRLWAHCSYSATLPLRIWLALVGGGAVEGSVRWWARDHRAHHRYTDTDKDPYSVRKGLLYSHLGWMVMKQNPKRIGRTDISDLNEDPVVVWQHRNYIKVVLTMGLVVPMLVAGLGWGDWLGGFVYAGILRIFFVQQATFCVNSLAHWLGDQPFDDRNSPRDHVITALVTLGEGYHNFHHEFPSDYRNAIEWHQYDPTKWSIWTWKQLGLAFDLKQFRANEIEKGRVQQQQKKIDQKRAKLDWGVPLDQLPVLEWDDYVEQAKNGRGLIAVAGVVHDVTDFIKDHPGGKAMIGSGIGKDATAMFNGGVYYHSNAAHNLLSTMRVGVIRGGSEVEIWKRAQKENSEYVRDEAGQRVIRAGMQPTKIPEPIPTADAA from the exons ATGTCGACCAAGCCTGAGACATCACGCCCACGGGCACCAGACACCAAGAAGGTGCACATTGCCGATACGGCAATCACCTCGAAAAACTGGTACAAGCATGTCAACTGGCTGAACGtcgccttcatcatcggcatcccGGTCTATGGCTGCATTCAGGCCCTCTGGGTGCCACTGCAGTTCAAGACCGCCGTCTGGGCCGTCCTCTATTATTTCTTCACTGGAATGGGCATCACTGCCG GATACCACCGTCTGTGGGCCCACTGCTCCTACTCGGCCACTCTGCCCCTTCGCATCTGGCTGGCTCtcgtcggcggtggtgccgtTGAGGGCTCCGTTCGCTGGTGGGCTCGCGACCACCGCGCCCACCACCGGTACACTGACACCGATAAGGACCCGTACTCCGTTCGCAAGGGTCTGTTGTACTCGCACCTGGgctggatggtgatgaagCAGAACCCCAAGCGCATTGGCCGCACCGACATCTCCGACCTGAACGAGGACCCCGTCGTGGTCTGGCAGCACCGCAACTACATCAAGGTCGTGCTTACCATGGGTCTCGTCGTTCCCATGCTGGTGGCTGGCCTTGGCTGGGGTGACTGGCTGGGCGGCTTCGTCTACGCAGGTAtcctgcgcatcttcttcgtgcaACAGGCCACCTTCTGCGTCAACTCGCTGGCCCACTGGCTCGGTGACCAGCCCTTCGACGACCGCAACTCGCCCCGGGACCATGTCATCACCGCGCTGGTCACTCTGGGTGAGGGCTACCACAACTTCCACCACGAGTTCCCTTCGGACTACCGCAACGCCATTGAGTGGCACCAGTACGACCCCACCAAGTGGTCCATCTGGACCTGGAAGCAACTGGGTCTGGCCTTTGATCTCAAGCAGTTCCGCGCCAATGAGATCGAGAAGGGCCgcgtgcagcagcagcagaagaagatcgaccAGAAGCGCGCCAAGCTGGACTGGGGGGTGCCCCTGGACCAGCTGCCGGTCCTGGAGTGGGACGACTATgtggagcaggccaagaacGGCCGGGGTCTGATTGCCGTCGCCGGTGTGGTGCACGACGTGACCGACTTCATCAAGGACCACCCCGGTGGCAAGGCCATGATCGGCTCCGGCATTGGCAAGGACGCCACGGCCATGTTCAACGGCGGTGTGTACTATCACTCCAACGCCGCCCACAACCTTCTGTCGACCATGCGCGTGGGTGTcatccgcggcggcagcgagGTGGAGATCTGGAAGCGGGCCCAGAAGGAGAACTCGGAGTATGTGCGCGACGAGGCCGGGCAGCGGGTGATCCGCGCCGGCATGCAACCGACCAAGATCCCTGAACCGATCCCGACGGCCGACGCTGCTTAG
- a CDS encoding uncharacterized protein (ID:PFLUO_008476-T1.cds;~source:funannotate): protein MAPAHLRRPPQPSPVFTATAQSIVADAERLISTSREIQDKVVAEVKPDSATFANVLSPLTQDENVMALEAHILGFYQAVSTDQKLRDASSKAEELMDEFFIESVMREDVFGLVDAVLKRNESLDPESRRLLEKEHKDFVRNGLGLPAGPQRARFKEIKKRLSQLSIEFQKNLNEENGGIWFTHEQLDGVPEDVLSGLKKGDGENAGKLWLTFKYPDLFPTMKYATNSDVRRQVMVANENKCNQNVPLFREAIVLRDEAARLLGYPNHAAFRIEDKMAKTPETVNKFLGDLRTRLTAGGRQELEKLKELKKELDPQFDGRYYLWDHRFYDRLMLERDFQLDQQLIAEYFPLSTTIEGMLKIFEELFGLEFVEITGDDRAAVAPTGKGNDIVWHEDVQVFSVWNDEGEGSGFVGYLYLDLFPREGKYGHAANFNLQPGFLDKDGNRRYPATALVCNFTKPTPKKPSLLKHDEVVTLFHELGHGIHDLVSRTTYSRFHGTSTVRDFVEAPSQMLENWCWTPSQLRALSRHYSTLTPEYLAGWTEAQQARSGGKTATGPPSERIPDDVIANLIRTKHVNDALFNLRQLHFGIFDMTVHEPTSHAAIEGLPLSATYNKLRHEITQMDGPEALGGGDEWGHGEATFGHLIGGYDAGYYGYLSSQVYSTDMFYTVFKANPMDPQAGRRYRYQVLEKGGSQDEMQTLTEFLGREPQTTAFYQDLGLA from the exons ATGGCCCCCGCTCACCTTCGGCGGCCGCCGCAACCCTCACCCGTGTTTACGGCAACGGCCCAATCCATCGTCGCGGACGCCGAGCGTCTGATTAGTACTTCGCGCGAGATCCAGGATAAGGTCGTTGCGGAAGTGAAACCCGACAGTGCCACGTTTGCCAATGTTCTTTCCCCGCTCACTCAGGATGAAAATGTTATGGCGCTAGAGGCGCATATTCTGGGATTCTACCAGGCGGTTTCGACGGACCAGAAGCTCCGTGATGCTTCCTCCAAGGCGGAAGAGCTGATGGATGAGTTCTTCATTGAGTCGGTCATGCGGGAGGATGTTTTTGGGTTGGTTGATGCCGTCCTCAAGCGCAATGAGTCTCTCGACCCGGAGTCGCGCCGTctgctggagaaggaacACAAGGACTTTGTTCGCAACGGGCTGGGTCTGCCCGCCGGCCCCCAGCGAGCCCGcttcaaggagatcaagaagcgGCTGAGTCAGCTGAGCATCGAGTTCCAAAAGAACCTGAATGAAGAGAACGGCGGGATCTGGTTCACCCACGAGCAGCTGGACGGAGTGCCCGAGGATGTCCTGTCCGGtctgaagaagggcgatGGTGAGAATGCGGGCAAGCTCTGGCTGACCTTCAAGTACCCGGACCTGTTCCCCACGATGAAATATGCCACCAACTCCGACGTCCGGCGACAGGTCATGGTCGCCAACGAGAACAAGTGCAACCAAAATGTGCCGCTCTTCCGGGAAGCCATTGTGCTCCGTGACGAGGCCGCCCGTCTGCTGGGCTACCCGAACCATGCTGCTTTCCGCATCGAAGACAAGATGGCCAAGACCCCGGAGACGGTGAATAAGTTCCTGGGGGATCTGCGGACTCGTCTGACAGCCGGCGGGCGGCAGGAGCTCGAAAAgctgaaggagctgaagaaaGAGCTCGACCCCCAATTTGATGGCCGCTACTACTTGTGGGACCACCGGTTCTATGATCGATTGATGCTGGAGCGGGACTTCCAGCTGGACCAGCAGCTCATTGCCGAGTATTTCCCGTTGTCGACCACCATTGAGGGCATGCTCAAGATCTTTGAAGAGCTTTTCGGTCTCGAATTTGTGGAGATCACGGGCGATGACCGCGCCGCGGTGGCTCCGACGGGCAAGGGCAACGACATTGTCTGGCACGAGGATGTGCAGGTGTTCAGTGTGTGGAACGATGAGGGTGAAGGCAGTGGCTTTGTCGGCTATCTGTATCTGGATCTGTTCCCGCGGGAGGGCAAGTATGGCCACGCCGCCAACTTCAACCTGCAGCCG GGATTCCTCGACAAAGACGGTAACCGCCGGTACCCAGCGACCGCGCTGGTGTGCAACTTCACCAAGCCCACGCCCAAGAAGCCGAGTCTGCTGAAGCACGACGAAGTGGTGACCCTGTTCCATGAGTTAGGTCATGGAATCCACGACCTGGTGTCTCGGACGACGTACTCGCGGTTCCACGGGACCAGCACGGTGCGCGATTTCGTCGAGGCGCCCAGTCAGATGCTGGAGAACTGGTGCTGGACGCCGTCCCAGCTGCGGGCGCTGAGTCGACACTACTCAACGCTGACCCCGGAATATCTGGCCGGATGGACCGAAGCACAGCAGGcccgcagcggcggcaagaCTGCCACCGGCCCCCCGTCCGAGCGTATCCCGGACGATGTGATTGCGAACCTCATTCGCACCAAGCACGTCAACGACGCCCTGTTCAacctgcgccagctgcaCTTCGGCATTTTCGACATGACGGTGCACGAGCCGACGAGCCATGCCGCGATTGAGGGTCTGCCGCTGTCGGCGACGTACAACAAGCTGCGCCACGAGATCACGCAGATGGATGGGCCCGAGGcgctgggtggtggtgatgaatGGGGTCACGGCGAGGCGACCTTTGGGCACTTGATCGGCGGGTACGATGCGGGTTACTACGGGTATCTCAGCTCACAGGTGTACTCGACGGACATGTTCTACACGGTGTTCAAGGCCAACCCGATGGATCCCCAGGCTGGTCGGCGCTACCGGTACcaggtgctggagaagggcgGCAGCCAGGATGAGATGCAAACGCTGACGGAATTCCTGGGCCGGGAGCCGCAGACCACTGCATTCTACCAGGATCTGGGACTGGCCTAG
- a CDS encoding uncharacterized protein (ID:PFLUO_008477-T1.cds;~source:funannotate): MADPASAKQIHTQHCRFCNHLLLATTRDISHLPRRAGDAQDKAIIVPMTQTLDPDLDHNDNNTPSGTHTTLLLSTTVPDRRPTLVRREDGIEKRVLLRCGRCRVVVGYQLDRVHYPVNVGTAEGDESNRHPPAVYLLPGAVVETEQMGSGDEDHKEGEWRQWIREGVV, translated from the coding sequence ATGGCCGACCCCGCGTCCGCCAAACAAATCCACACCCAACACTGCCGCTTCTGCaatcacctcctcctcgccaccaCACGCGACATCTCCCACCTCccgcgccgagctggcgacgCACAGGACAAAGCGATCATTGTGCCCATGACGCAAACACTGGACCCCGATCTGGACCATAATGACAATAATACGCCGTCGGGGACTCACACGACACTCTTACTGTCAACGACCGTCCCCGATCGACGACCAACACTCGTCCGCCGCGAGGACGGCATCGAGAAGCGGGTTCTGCTCCGGTGTGGACGGTGTCGCGTTGTGGTGGGGTATCAGCTTGATCGGGTGCATTATCCCGTGAATGTTGGTACCGCAGAGGGGGACGAGAGTAATCGTCACCCGCCAGCGGTGTATCTTCTTCCGGGCGCAGTGGTGGAAACGGAGCAGATGGGGAGTGGGGATGAGGACCacaaagaaggagaatggaGGCAGTGGATCCGGGAGGGTGTTGTATAG